CTAGATCAGGAGCAGCCGATACCACCCCGTGTCTCACCATGCAGATTCCATGCCGTCAAAATTCGGTCACAACCACATTGACACCAACAACAAGCATTTGTTTTTTCAACAGGTTAGCAACACTTACAACAATACCGACAACAGCATCTAGTCATTATTTTGACCGAGACTAAATTCTGACACCGGCCCAGCCGCTCTTGAATGCCTTACATGGCTCCTTTAAGCCGATAGACATAGGCCAACACTTCGGCAACAGCCGCATAGAGCGATTCGGGAATTTCCTGATTTTCTGCGACCTGATCATACAACTCACGTGCAAGAAAGCGGTTTTCCACCAGTGTCACCTTGTGCTCGCGGGCCATCTCCTTGATAGCCAGCGCCATCTCATCAGCTCCTTTTGCGATTACCATCGGCGCAACCATCCTGCTGCGGTCATACTTTAATGCAACCGCAAAGTGAGTCGGGTTGGTAATTACCACATCGGCAGTTGGAATGATCTTGGTCAAACGCCGGCGCGCCGCCTGGAACTGCAACCTCTTGATCTTTCCTTTGATCTCGGGATTACCCTCCATATCCTTGGTTTCGTCTTTCACCTCCTGCTTGGTCATCTTGAGGTTCTCGATATAGCGCCACTTGACGTAAGCCATATCCAGAATCGAGATGACGATCATGATACCACAGGTATGGGTTACAATCTTGAACGCCACATGCCCGGTATAGGACAGGATACCGTTGACGTCTGACTCTGCCAGAACGGTAATGTTCTGTAGTTCGTCCCGCAGCACCTGATAGGCAATCCAGCCGATCACAAAGATCTTGATCAAAGATTTCAGGATTTCAACCAGGGCCTCCTTGTTGAACAACTTACCAAAACCGCTGATAAAATTAAGCTTACTGATATCAAAAGTAATCCTGCCCCATTGAAAATCCAGCCTGCCGTTATCCTGGACGATATGTGCAAGTATACCCGTACTCATGACTGCCAGAATAACCGGCGCGAGCAACATGAACAACACACCGAAAATACGGAGCATCATGGTGTAGACGTTTTGCTCTGTCAGCTCAAAAGTTCCAATCTGTGAATACACCTGCACGGTGGTGCTTTTCAGACCGTTCATCAGGTAGCTGCCCAGCAGGTAGAGCACCACAATACCAGCCAGCAATGTAAAACTCTGGCTCAGCATCTGCGAAGAGGGAGGAGCCCCCTTTTCTCTGGCCTTCTCCAGCCTTCGCCCGGTAGGTTGTTCTGTCTTGGAGTGTTTGTCGTCGTCTTCTGCCAGGGATCATCCCCCCTTTCCAAGCAGCCTGAAGATCATGGCAACCTGATTGGCCAGATTACCAAACGAGAGCTCCAGCACATGAAAAAAGAGCAACAGGGTCATGCCCAGCACCATGAAACCAAGGCCAATATTGAGCGGAAAGCTGACCATAAACACGTTCATCTGAGGAAAGGCTCGCGCCATAATACCCAACACAACGCTGGTGAGCAGCAAGGCGACCATAACCGGTGCCGCCAGCCTGATCCCCAGAATGAAGACCTCCGAGGTGGCATTTACAAGAAAGTGAATCAGCGCCTCACTCATTTTCCAGCCTCCCAACGGAATAACCGTAAAGCTGTCAACAATGGCACTGATAAAGACATGATGGATATTGAGAGAGAGAAAAAAAAGGGTCGCTAGCAAGCTCTGCACTACAGACATGATCTGTGTCTGGGTGCCCATGGACGGGTCAAGTACCGATGAGATGCTGAACCCCATCTGAAGACCGATGATCTGCCCGCTGAACTCGACAGCAGCAAAGATGATCTGGGTAATGAAGGCCAAGGTCAACCCGATCAACATTTCCCGCATGACCAACAGCCCCAGGGTAAAGGCATCACCGGGCAACGGCGGGGGAGTTATCTTCAAAACAGGCAGACAGACCAGGGTAATGGCAAGGACAGCCGCTATCTTGATACGGGTGGGCAGTCGTTTACCCCCAAATACCGGCAGGGCGGCAAACAGACCTCCTATCCGGCATAATATCAGTGCAAACAGGAAAACATCCGACTGGCTCGGCAGGGGGGAGACAAACGGAAACATGACGCTCTAACGCCGCATCACGGCAATCAGCGCATACACTTCTCGGGTAAAGTCGCTCATATAGCTCATCATCCAGGGAAAGAAGATGATAACTGCCACCATAACGGCGACAATCTTAGGGGCGAAAGCAAGAGTGGCCTCATTGATGGAGGTAACAGCCTGAAATACACTGATGGCGAGTCCGACCACCAGACTGAACAGCAGCAACGGTGCCGACAGCAGCAAGGTAGCTTCAAAGCTTCTACGGGCCAGTTGTACGACCAGCTCGGGGGTCATGGCATGTCCTTTCTATCCAAAACTCTTGACCAGAGAGCTGATCACCAGTCCCCACCCGTCAACCAACACAAAGAGCAGAATTTTGAACGGTAACGATATCATCACCGGCGGTAACATCATCATACCCATTGACATCAGCACCGAGGCGACCACCATGTCAACCACAATAAAAGGGATATAAATCAGAAAACCGATCTGAAACGCGGTGCGCAGTTCCGAGATCATGAAGGCAGGCACAATGGTAAGAGTAGGAATATCGTCGGCATTTTTGGGGCGAGCCTGTTTTGAAAGACTGACAAACAGCCCCAGATCCTTTTCCCGTGTCTGGGAAAGCATGAATTTCCGGACCGGCTGCACCGCCTTTTCAAACGCCTGCTCCTGAGAAAGGGTACCGGCCTTATAGGGTTGGTAGGCGTCACGGTTAACCTGTTGCCAAACCGGCGTCATGATAAAGAAGGTCAAAAACAGGGACAGGGCCAGAATGATCTGGTTTGAAGGCGCCTGCTGGGTACCCAGAGCGGTACGAAGAAACGAAAGCACGACGACGATACGGGTAAAGGAGGTCGTCATGATCAACAGGCTGGGAGCCAGCGAAAGTACCGTAAGCAGCAGAAAGATCTGGATGGTGGTTGCTACTTCTGCAGGCTTTGTGGCGGTACCGACACCGATATTGAGCGATGGCAGCGGTACCGGTGCCGCTGCCGCAATGGCTACGCTTCCGGCGATGACTGCAGCCAGCAGCAGAAGCGTCATCCTGAATCTTTTAGCTATAGAAAAGGTCATGGGGTATCCAGATGCGGTATGCACGCTGAAACATTTTTTAGCTACGTAAAGCTGCCCGCTTCAACAGTGCCAAAAAAGACGGCCGCACAGAAGGTTCTTCAACGATTTCGATTTCCTCAAGCATATTAATCTGTTTTACCAGCGCCAAGTGTTCACCACTGCTTGACAGCAACAGATATTCTCCTGCCACCTCAATCAGTATTAGG
Above is a window of Trichlorobacter lovleyi SZ DNA encoding:
- the fliR gene encoding flagellar biosynthetic protein FliR produces the protein MFPFVSPLPSQSDVFLFALILCRIGGLFAALPVFGGKRLPTRIKIAAVLAITLVCLPVLKITPPPLPGDAFTLGLLVMREMLIGLTLAFITQIIFAAVEFSGQIIGLQMGFSISSVLDPSMGTQTQIMSVVQSLLATLFFLSLNIHHVFISAIVDSFTVIPLGGWKMSEALIHFLVNATSEVFILGIRLAAPVMVALLLTSVVLGIMARAFPQMNVFMVSFPLNIGLGFMVLGMTLLLFFHVLELSFGNLANQVAMIFRLLGKGG
- the flhB gene encoding flagellar biosynthesis protein FlhB, which produces MAEDDDKHSKTEQPTGRRLEKAREKGAPPSSQMLSQSFTLLAGIVVLYLLGSYLMNGLKSTTVQVYSQIGTFELTEQNVYTMMLRIFGVLFMLLAPVILAVMSTGILAHIVQDNGRLDFQWGRITFDISKLNFISGFGKLFNKEALVEILKSLIKIFVIGWIAYQVLRDELQNITVLAESDVNGILSYTGHVAFKIVTHTCGIMIVISILDMAYVKWRYIENLKMTKQEVKDETKDMEGNPEIKGKIKRLQFQAARRRLTKIIPTADVVITNPTHFAVALKYDRSRMVAPMVIAKGADEMALAIKEMAREHKVTLVENRFLARELYDQVAENQEIPESLYAAVAEVLAYVYRLKGAM
- the fliQ gene encoding flagellar biosynthesis protein FliQ, which produces MTPELVVQLARRSFEATLLLSAPLLLFSLVVGLAISVFQAVTSINEATLAFAPKIVAVMVAVIIFFPWMMSYMSDFTREVYALIAVMRR
- the fliP gene encoding flagellar type III secretion system pore protein FliP (The bacterial flagellar biogenesis protein FliP forms a type III secretion system (T3SS)-type pore required for flagellar assembly.) gives rise to the protein MTFSIAKRFRMTLLLLAAVIAGSVAIAAAAPVPLPSLNIGVGTATKPAEVATTIQIFLLLTVLSLAPSLLIMTTSFTRIVVVLSFLRTALGTQQAPSNQIILALSLFLTFFIMTPVWQQVNRDAYQPYKAGTLSQEQAFEKAVQPVRKFMLSQTREKDLGLFVSLSKQARPKNADDIPTLTIVPAFMISELRTAFQIGFLIYIPFIVVDMVVASVLMSMGMMMLPPVMISLPFKILLFVLVDGWGLVISSLVKSFG